Proteins from one Drosophila gunungcola strain Sukarami chromosome 3R, Dgunungcola_SK_2, whole genome shotgun sequence genomic window:
- the LOC128264655 gene encoding uncharacterized protein LOC128264655, translating into MMKSVCLVIVIQALWIVTAETPAYIKQCRREDPKLVDCFIGAIEHLKPYLADGIPDIQLPSVEPFKMDTLALQLTEGPQGYKITLKNMEAFGASNFQVKSLKLSDGSEPFKAKIVMPKLKIEAKYTSSGVLLILPASGGGDFHANFEGVSADLTGKTSRPAAKGGKYLHIDALSLVLDVKDVKMSISGAFNNNRILLEATNLFLRDNSQVVLEAMQAQLQKKLASEFGKLANQLLKNVPIEQFYLD; encoded by the exons ATGATGAAATCTGTGTGCCTAGTGATTGTGATCCAAGCTCTTTGGATAGTAACCGCCGAGACCC CCGCCTATATCAAACAATGCCGTAGGGAAGACCCCAAATTGGTGGACTGTTTTATTGGAGCTATTGAACACCTAAAGCCCTACTTGGCCGATGGCATTCCCGACATTCAG cTACCCTCCGTGGAGCCCTTCAAGATGGACACTTTGGCCCTGCAGTTGACCGAGGGTCCCCAGGGATACAAGATTACGCTAAAGAACATGGAGGCCTTTGGGGCGAGCAACTTCCAGGTGAAATCTTTAAAGCTGAGTGATGGCAGCGAGCCCTTCAAGGCGAAGATCGTGATGCCCAAGCTGAAGATCGAGGCAAAGTACACGAGCTCCGGGGTCCTTTTGATCCTGCCAGCCTCCGGAGGAGGAGACTTCCATGCCAATTTCGAGGGCGTGAGTGCCGACCTCACAGGAAAGACGTCAAGACCCGCAGCAAAGGGTGGAAAATACCTGCACATCGATGCCCTTAGCTTGGTTCTGGACGTGAAGGATGTGAAAATGAGCATATCGGGTGCCTTCAACAACAACCGTATTCTGC TGGAGGCAACCAACTTGTTCCTGCGAGATAACTCTCAAGTCGTCCTGGAGGCCATGCAGGCTCAACTGCAGAAGAAGTTGGCTAGCGAATTTGGCAAACTAGCCAATCAGCTGCTTAAGAACGTTCCTATCGAGCAATTCTACTTGGATTAG